The following proteins come from a genomic window of Pseudomonas sp. Z8(2022):
- a CDS encoding MarR family transcriptional regulator, producing the protein MSYPDQHRFAMQVAQLSRAWRSELDRRLVGLGLSQARWLVLLHLARFTEMPTQRELAQSVGVEGPTLARLLDSLENQGLVMRVAVPEDRRAKKIALQPKAQPLIEKIEAISTQLRREVFAGIDEDDLRRCQQVHARVLGNLVK; encoded by the coding sequence ATGTCTTATCCCGATCAACATCGCTTTGCCATGCAAGTTGCCCAGCTGTCACGCGCCTGGCGTTCCGAACTCGATAGACGCCTGGTTGGCCTGGGGCTGTCTCAGGCGCGCTGGCTGGTACTGCTGCATCTGGCGCGTTTCACCGAAATGCCGACCCAACGTGAATTGGCGCAAAGTGTCGGCGTAGAAGGGCCAACCCTGGCGCGACTGCTCGACAGTCTGGAAAACCAGGGGCTGGTGATGCGTGTGGCAGTGCCCGAAGATCGCCGTGCCAAGAAAATTGCGTTGCAGCCCAAGGCGCAGCCTCTGATTGAGAAGATCGAGGCGATTTCCACCCAGCTTCGTCGTGAAGTCTTTGCCGGCATCGATGAAGACGACCTGCGCCGCTGTCAGCAGGTGCACGCAAGAGTGCTTGGCAATCTGGTGAAGTGA
- the recQ gene encoding DNA helicase RecQ, giving the protein MLDHALRILKDVFGYDAFRGNQAAIIERVAAGGDALVLMPTGGGKSLCYQVPALMREGLAVVVSPLIALMDDQVATLDELGVAAVALNSTLSVDEQREIADRIRRGQIKMLYLAPERLVQPRMLNFLQGLDIALFAIDEAHCVSQWGHDFRPEYLQLGQLAELFPQVPRVALTATADKRTREEIVQRLHLDNAERFLSSFDRPNIFYRIQPKDQPRKQLLGFLAARKGDAGIVYCLSRKKVEEVADFLSSQGFPALPYHAGLPNELRAYHQKRFLNEEGLIMVATIAFGMGIDKPNVRFVCHLDLPKSLEAYYQETGRAGRDGLPADAWMAYGLQDVIFLKQMLANSDGDERHKRIEQHKLDAMLALCEETRCRRQALLAYFDEELPQPCGHCDNCIDGVETWDATEPARQALSAIYRSGQRYGVGHLVDILLGRDNEKIRAAGHQHLAVFGVGKGFSEVEWRTLFRQLVARGLADVDLEGFGGLRLDESCRPLLRGEVSLQLRREPKPAQAAKASSSAASQLVRGHERDMWEALRSLRRKLAEEHSVPPYVIFPDATLLEMLRSQPSSLSEMAEVSGVGARKLERYGQAFLEVLNGAAADAARAPVADLRHELVSLARAGMTPAQIAGQLKCTEKNVYSLLAEAIAEQQLTLEQALDLPEELLGEIQESFLDGEGELPAVSEIAPLFAGRVDEAVLYCVRAALQAEFEL; this is encoded by the coding sequence ATGCTCGACCACGCCCTGCGCATTCTCAAAGACGTTTTCGGCTACGACGCCTTTCGCGGCAACCAGGCCGCGATCATCGAGCGTGTGGCGGCAGGCGGTGATGCGCTGGTGCTGATGCCCACCGGTGGCGGCAAATCGCTGTGCTATCAGGTGCCGGCGTTGATGCGCGAAGGCCTGGCGGTGGTGGTTTCCCCGCTGATCGCGCTGATGGACGATCAGGTGGCGACACTCGACGAGCTGGGCGTGGCAGCGGTGGCATTGAACTCCACGCTCAGCGTCGATGAACAACGCGAGATTGCCGACCGCATCCGCCGCGGGCAGATCAAGATGCTCTACCTGGCGCCAGAGCGCCTGGTGCAGCCGCGCATGCTGAATTTTCTGCAGGGCCTGGACATCGCTCTGTTCGCCATCGATGAGGCGCACTGCGTATCGCAGTGGGGCCATGATTTCCGCCCGGAATACCTGCAGCTCGGCCAGCTTGCCGAGCTTTTCCCGCAGGTGCCACGCGTTGCCCTGACCGCCACGGCCGACAAGCGCACCCGCGAGGAGATCGTCCAGCGCCTGCATCTGGATAACGCCGAGCGCTTCCTGTCGAGCTTCGACCGGCCGAACATCTTCTACCGCATCCAGCCCAAGGATCAGCCACGCAAGCAACTGCTCGGCTTTCTCGCTGCGCGCAAGGGCGATGCGGGCATCGTCTATTGTCTGTCGCGCAAGAAGGTCGAGGAGGTCGCCGACTTTCTCAGCAGCCAGGGCTTTCCGGCGTTGCCTTATCACGCCGGCCTGCCCAACGAGCTGCGGGCCTACCATCAGAAGCGCTTTCTCAACGAGGAAGGCCTGATCATGGTGGCGACCATCGCCTTCGGCATGGGGATCGACAAGCCCAACGTGCGTTTCGTCTGCCACCTGGACCTGCCCAAGTCGCTGGAGGCCTATTACCAGGAAACCGGTCGTGCCGGCCGTGACGGCTTGCCAGCCGATGCCTGGATGGCCTACGGCCTGCAGGACGTGATCTTCCTCAAGCAGATGCTGGCCAACTCCGATGGCGACGAGCGCCACAAGCGCATCGAACAGCACAAGCTCGATGCCATGCTGGCCCTGTGCGAGGAGACACGCTGCCGTCGTCAGGCACTGCTGGCCTATTTCGACGAGGAACTACCGCAGCCATGCGGGCACTGCGACAACTGCATCGACGGCGTCGAGACCTGGGACGCCACCGAGCCAGCGCGCCAGGCGCTGTCTGCCATTTACCGCAGCGGTCAGCGCTACGGGGTCGGCCATCTGGTGGATATTCTCCTCGGCCGCGATAACGAGAAGATCCGCGCCGCCGGCCATCAGCACCTGGCAGTGTTCGGTGTGGGCAAGGGTTTTTCCGAGGTCGAGTGGCGCACCCTGTTCCGCCAGCTGGTCGCCCGTGGTCTGGCCGATGTCGATCTGGAAGGCTTCGGTGGCTTGCGTCTGGACGAGAGCTGCAGGCCACTGCTGCGCGGTGAAGTCAGCCTGCAACTGCGCCGCGAACCGAAGCCGGCGCAGGCGGCCAAGGCCTCCAGCAGCGCCGCCAGCCAACTGGTGCGTGGCCACGAGCGGGACATGTGGGAGGCCCTGCGCAGCCTGCGTCGCAAGCTCGCCGAGGAGCACAGCGTGCCACCTTACGTGATCTTCCCTGACGCCACGCTGCTGGAGATGCTGCGTAGCCAGCCCAGCTCGCTGAGCGAGATGGCCGAGGTCAGCGGCGTGGGTGCGCGCAAGCTGGAGCGTTACGGGCAGGCTTTCCTCGAGGTGCTCAATGGCGCCGCCGCGGATGCAGCACGGGCTCCGGTGGCCGATCTGCGCCACGAGCTGGTCAGTCTGGCACGTGCCGGCATGACGCCTGCGCAGATTGCCGGGCAGCTCAAGTGCACCGAGAAGAACGTCTACAGCCTGCTGGCCGAAGCCATCGCCGAGCAGCAACTGACCCTGGAGCAGGCGCTTGACCTTCCCGAAGAGCTCCTCGGTGAGATTCAGGAGAGCTTCCTCGACGGCGAGGGCGAACTTCCTGCAGTCAGTGAGATCGCGCCTTTGTTCGCCGGACGTGTCGACGAGGCAGTGCTCTACTGCGTGCGTGCGGCCCTGCAGGCCGAGTTCGAACTCTAA
- a CDS encoding YecA family protein, which produces MSFAEQLSRLQAFLDADELHEEALDYVAAHGYLTALAICPDQVPEREWIDALFAEPPHYRSDAEREEIENTLIHLKAHIARQLAGEEEPELPCDLDLGDEPDDSDLRGWCIGFMEGVFLREAVWFEDAEDEVSELLLPIMVGSGLFDEQQEFAEIARDRDLVDSMIDQIPELLTALFLLCQAPEEKPALLKPRH; this is translated from the coding sequence ATGTCCTTCGCTGAGCAACTGTCCCGCCTGCAAGCCTTTCTCGATGCCGATGAGCTGCACGAAGAGGCGTTGGACTATGTGGCCGCCCACGGCTATCTCACTGCCCTGGCGATCTGCCCGGATCAGGTGCCGGAGCGCGAGTGGATCGATGCGCTGTTCGCCGAGCCGCCGCACTATCGCAGCGACGCCGAGCGCGAAGAGATCGAGAACACCCTGATCCACCTGAAGGCGCACATCGCACGTCAGCTGGCTGGCGAAGAAGAACCCGAACTGCCCTGCGATCTCGATCTTGGTGACGAGCCGGACGATTCCGACCTGCGCGGTTGGTGCATTGGCTTCATGGAAGGTGTGTTCCTGCGTGAAGCGGTTTGGTTCGAGGATGCCGAAGACGAAGTCAGCGAGTTGCTGCTGCCGATCATGGTCGGCTCCGGGCTGTTCGACGAGCAGCAGGAGTTCGCCGAGATTGCCCGTGATCGCGATCTGGTGGACAGCATGATCGATCAGATTCCCGAGCTGCTCACCGCCCTGTTCCTGCTGTGCCAGGCTCCGGAAGAAAAACCAGCGCTGCTCAAGCCCCGCCACTGA
- a CDS encoding YbaN family protein, which yields MPHDIQPSRHRSVRYLLLGIGWLSVALGVLGIFLPVLPTTPFLLLAAACFVRSSRRFYIWLVTHPHLGPWIRDYLEGHGIPLKGKVYALVLMWASIAFSCYLVPLPWARAFMLTSAVLVSIYILKQKTLPNP from the coding sequence ATGCCGCATGACATCCAGCCAAGCCGCCATCGCAGTGTCCGCTATCTGCTGCTGGGCATCGGCTGGCTGAGCGTCGCCCTTGGGGTCCTCGGCATCTTCCTGCCGGTGCTGCCGACCACACCCTTCCTGCTCCTGGCTGCCGCGTGCTTCGTGCGCAGCTCGAGGCGCTTCTACATCTGGCTGGTCACCCATCCGCACCTGGGGCCTTGGATTCGCGATTACCTCGAAGGTCATGGCATCCCGCTCAAGGGCAAGGTCTACGCGCTGGTGCTGATGTGGGCGAGCATCGCCTTCTCCTGCTATCTGGTGCCCTTACCCTGGGCACGCGCCTTCATGCTCACCAGCGCGGTGCTGGTGAGCATCTACATACTCAAACAGAAAACCCTGCCCAATCCGTAA
- the lapG gene encoding cysteine protease LapG — protein sequence MRRLRIQRWRWRLLILWIGSGLLAALSQADWDFALIIKNAESRYGNLGPARTRLLDWEELIKTSAALPEPDKLNEVNRFFNRKVRFVDDIQLWRENDYWATPVEMLVKGAGDCEDYSIAKYFTLRRLGIPSEKLRITYVKALNYNQAHMVLTYYASPSAEPLVLDNLINDIRPASQRKDLLPVYAFNAEGLYLPGSNTRKSDSKKLSRWQDILKKMHAEGFAVGEG from the coding sequence ATGCGACGGCTGCGCATTCAGCGATGGCGGTGGCGACTGCTGATCCTCTGGATCGGCAGTGGGTTGCTGGCCGCGCTATCCCAGGCGGATTGGGACTTCGCCCTGATCATCAAGAATGCCGAGAGCCGCTACGGCAACCTCGGCCCAGCGCGAACCCGTCTGCTCGACTGGGAAGAGCTGATCAAGACCAGCGCGGCGTTGCCGGAGCCAGACAAGCTCAACGAGGTCAATCGTTTCTTCAACCGCAAGGTGCGCTTCGTCGACGACATTCAGCTCTGGCGCGAAAACGACTACTGGGCCACCCCCGTGGAAATGCTGGTCAAGGGCGCCGGCGATTGCGAGGACTATTCCATCGCCAAGTACTTCACCCTGCGACGCCTCGGCATCCCCAGCGAGAAGCTGCGCATCACCTACGTCAAGGCGCTGAACTACAACCAGGCGCACATGGTGCTGACCTACTACGCCAGCCCGAGCGCCGAACCGCTGGTGCTGGACAACCTGATCAACGACATCCGCCCCGCCTCACAGCGCAAGGACCTGCTCCCGGTCTACGCCTTCAATGCCGAAGGCCTCTACCTGCCTGGTTCCAACACCCGCAAGAGCGACTCGAAGAAGCTCTCGCGCTGGCAGGACATTCTGAAAAAAATGCATGCCGAGGGCTTCGCCGTGGGCGAAGGCTAG
- the lapD gene encoding cyclic di-GMP receptor LapD → MSLLKQLFLAICLFLVVAFTGSFVASVETSREQLLSQLRSHAQDAATALGLSMTPHVDDPAMLELMVSSIFDSGYFASIRVVSIPENKVLVERNTEVRAENVPQWFVDLVNLEPEGGDALIMRGWEQAARVEVLSHPQFALAKLWDGAIGSLIWLLLCGLVSAVLGGWLLRTQLRPLDNMVQQAQAITRREFLTLPRVPRTPELKRVVLAMNQMVDKLKTLFAEEATRSEKLREEAYQDSLTGLANRRQFDIRLDNQLVVNEQNAEGYLLLLRVNDLGGLNQRLGGQRTDALISALGDLLRRLLEAPECGEWLASRSRGGEFALLAPGLNGDDADRLAEEISEHLSNLRQTGASDCNPVAHMGIAAFRPGEDPPSVIGRADQALAQAQSNAERCWERLDDFNAQSGHGLHDWRGWIDDALNQGKLQLYFQPVVECVSGKLLQRKVLARLLDPQGEAIAAGRFLPWIERLGWGARFDLAMLEHVLTHLTLHAEPLALSLSAATLREPANRERVLTLLRSRPEQANLLTLEVDERHLPPPAELEALSQSLRELGYGLGLQHFGGRFSLIGNLTHLGLAYLKIDGTYIRAIDKESDKRLFIEAIFRATNSIDLPLIAEMVETRGELEVLSELGIHGAMGRLIGAPAPLL, encoded by the coding sequence ATGTCCCTACTGAAACAACTGTTCCTCGCCATCTGCCTGTTCCTGGTCGTGGCCTTTACCGGCAGCTTCGTCGCCAGTGTCGAGACTTCACGTGAACAACTACTCAGCCAGCTACGCTCCCATGCCCAGGACGCGGCCACGGCTCTGGGCCTGTCGATGACGCCCCATGTGGATGACCCGGCGATGCTCGAACTGATGGTCAGCTCGATCTTCGACAGCGGCTACTTCGCCAGCATCCGCGTGGTGAGCATCCCTGAGAACAAGGTGCTGGTCGAACGCAACACCGAGGTGCGCGCAGAGAATGTCCCGCAGTGGTTCGTCGATCTGGTGAACCTAGAACCCGAAGGTGGCGACGCCCTGATCATGCGCGGCTGGGAACAGGCCGCAAGGGTCGAAGTGCTCAGCCATCCGCAATTCGCCCTGGCCAAGTTGTGGGACGGCGCCATTGGCAGCCTGATCTGGCTGTTGCTCTGCGGCCTGGTCAGCGCCGTGCTCGGCGGCTGGCTGCTGCGCACCCAACTGCGCCCGCTGGACAATATGGTGCAACAAGCGCAAGCCATTACCCGCCGCGAGTTCCTCACCCTGCCCCGCGTACCACGTACCCCGGAGCTGAAACGCGTGGTCCTGGCCATGAACCAGATGGTCGACAAGCTCAAGACGCTGTTCGCCGAAGAGGCCACACGCAGCGAAAAGCTCCGCGAAGAGGCGTACCAGGACAGCCTGACCGGCTTGGCCAACCGTCGCCAGTTCGATATTCGTCTGGACAATCAACTGGTAGTCAACGAGCAGAATGCCGAGGGCTATCTGCTGCTGTTGCGTGTCAACGATCTCGGCGGGCTCAATCAACGTCTGGGCGGGCAACGTACCGATGCGCTGATCAGCGCCCTGGGCGATCTGCTCAGGCGCCTACTGGAAGCACCGGAATGCGGCGAATGGCTGGCCTCGCGCAGCCGCGGTGGCGAGTTCGCCCTTCTTGCACCGGGGTTGAACGGCGATGACGCAGATCGTCTCGCTGAAGAGATCAGCGAGCACCTGAGCAACCTGCGCCAGACCGGCGCCAGTGACTGCAACCCCGTGGCCCATATGGGGATCGCTGCATTCCGCCCCGGCGAGGATCCCCCCAGCGTGATCGGCCGCGCCGACCAGGCGCTGGCCCAGGCCCAGAGCAATGCAGAACGCTGCTGGGAACGCCTGGACGATTTCAACGCACAGAGCGGTCATGGTCTTCATGACTGGCGCGGCTGGATCGACGATGCGCTGAACCAGGGCAAGTTGCAGCTGTATTTCCAACCCGTGGTCGAATGCGTTTCCGGCAAGCTTCTGCAGCGCAAGGTGCTGGCGCGGCTGCTGGATCCACAAGGCGAAGCCATCGCTGCCGGGCGTTTCCTGCCCTGGATCGAACGCCTCGGCTGGGGCGCCCGCTTCGACCTGGCCATGCTTGAGCATGTACTCACCCACCTTACCCTCCATGCCGAACCGCTGGCACTGAGCCTGTCGGCCGCCACGCTGCGCGAGCCGGCGAATCGGGAGCGAGTTCTCACCCTGCTAAGAAGCCGCCCGGAGCAGGCAAACCTGCTGACCCTGGAGGTGGACGAACGTCACCTGCCACCGCCGGCAGAACTGGAGGCATTGAGCCAAAGCCTGCGTGAGCTCGGTTACGGGCTGGGTCTGCAGCATTTCGGCGGTCGCTTCAGCCTGATCGGTAACCTGACCCACTTGGGCCTGGCCTACCTGAAGATCGACGGCACCTATATCCGCGCCATCGACAAGGAGAGTGACAAGCGGTTATTCATCGAGGCGATCTTCCGTGCCACCAACAGTATCGACCTGCCGCTGATCGCCGAAATGGTGGAAACCCGGGGAGAACTGGAGGTGCTGAGCGAGTTGGGCATCCATGGGGCCATGGGCCGACTTATCGGTGCCCCCGCCCCCCTGCTATGA
- a CDS encoding tryptophan synthase subunit beta → MVYVQRDAAGRLLRVEHQPFEGMTENLAVESEELHNWLAAKEEVKARLDSLKQSDLELVRVLEDVVSVLVERGVIRYTDLPEAARQKLDQRAIARAEIEGLSGLLGDEDNDLV, encoded by the coding sequence ATGGTTTACGTACAGCGCGACGCGGCCGGGCGTTTGTTGCGGGTTGAACACCAACCCTTCGAGGGGATGACGGAGAACCTGGCGGTCGAGAGCGAGGAGCTGCATAACTGGCTGGCTGCCAAGGAAGAGGTCAAGGCACGGCTGGATAGCCTGAAACAATCCGACCTGGAGCTGGTTCGTGTGCTCGAAGACGTGGTCAGCGTACTGGTCGAGCGTGGCGTCATCCGCTACACCGATCTGCCCGAGGCAGCTCGCCAGAAACTCGACCAACGTGCCATCGCCCGTGCCGAGATCGAAGGCCTGAGCGGTCTGCTCGGTGATGAGGATAATGATCTGGTATAG